The proteins below come from a single Arthrobacter sp. zg-Y1171 genomic window:
- a CDS encoding ABC transporter permease — protein MSAASAAEPALPAATAPGTGRVPPLAAGSGPVKENLNRTWWDKFGHSTIVWGLRAAVLVAFLALWQITAGPVIDITFISKPSLILERLVDWIADGTLWTHTWITLQEILLGFFFGALAGALVGYLLASFNLLYQVLDPFMLALYSIPKVALAPLFIVWFGIGMDMKVLLAAATVFFLVFLNTAAGVREVDRGLIDAVRLMGGNRRHVAFKVVLPSSMTGFLTGLKVAIPYALIGAVIGELVASNQGLGYLINASAAQFDTAGVFATLVVLTIVATILNSGVAVLSKRINRWKPLDEH, from the coding sequence ATGAGCGCTGCATCCGCGGCCGAGCCGGCGCTGCCGGCGGCAACCGCACCGGGAACAGGCCGGGTACCGCCGCTGGCGGCCGGATCCGGTCCCGTCAAGGAAAACCTGAACCGCACGTGGTGGGACAAGTTCGGCCACTCAACCATCGTCTGGGGCCTGCGTGCGGCAGTACTGGTGGCCTTCCTGGCCCTGTGGCAGATCACCGCAGGACCGGTCATCGATATCACCTTCATCAGCAAGCCCAGCCTGATCCTGGAACGGCTGGTGGACTGGATCGCTGACGGCACGCTCTGGACGCACACCTGGATCACCCTGCAGGAGATCTTGCTCGGGTTCTTCTTCGGAGCCCTTGCCGGCGCCCTGGTGGGATACCTGCTGGCCTCCTTCAACCTGCTCTACCAGGTGCTGGATCCGTTTATGCTCGCCCTGTATTCCATCCCCAAGGTTGCCCTGGCACCGCTGTTCATCGTGTGGTTCGGCATCGGCATGGACATGAAGGTGCTGCTGGCAGCCGCCACGGTATTCTTCCTCGTCTTCCTCAACACCGCCGCCGGGGTCCGCGAAGTGGACCGCGGCCTGATCGACGCAGTCCGGCTGATGGGCGGCAACCGCCGCCATGTCGCCTTCAAGGTCGTACTCCCCTCCTCCATGACCGGCTTCCTCACCGGCTTGAAGGTAGCCATCCCGTATGCACTGATCGGTGCGGTCATCGGCGAGCTGGTCGCGTCCAACCAGGGACTCGGCTACCTGATCAACGCCTCAGCCGCCCAGTTCGACACTGCCGGCGTCTTCGCCACCCTGGTGGTGCTCACCATCGTTGCCACCATCCTGAACTCCGGCGTCGCCGTCCTCAGCAAGCGGATCAACCGCTGGAAGCCGCTGGACGAGCACTAA
- a CDS encoding ABC transporter ATP-binding protein has product MSSLLEISGLSKQFERDDTATVALRDFDLSIEEGTFVSILGRSGCGKSTMLNLLSGLTRPSSGTVHYQGAVLNGPNVDIGYLTQSDTLMPWRDVVRNVEMPLEIRGESKEKRREVAQSLIAKVGLTGFENHYPRELSGGMRRRASLARMLAGAPKTLLMDEPFGALDAQLRNELQEELLRLWQGSGQTVVFVTHDIEEALLLGDRVVVLGQLGRILLDEPINIPRPRSVDETRIDPTFVALHKKLAAALKEGSTA; this is encoded by the coding sequence CACCGCCACCGTTGCCCTGCGGGACTTTGACCTCTCCATCGAGGAAGGCACATTCGTCAGCATCCTCGGCCGCAGCGGCTGCGGGAAATCCACCATGCTGAACCTGCTCTCCGGGCTTACCCGGCCCAGTTCGGGAACCGTCCATTACCAGGGCGCGGTGCTGAACGGCCCCAACGTGGACATCGGCTACCTGACCCAGTCGGACACGCTTATGCCGTGGCGCGACGTCGTTCGCAACGTCGAAATGCCGCTGGAAATCCGCGGTGAATCCAAGGAGAAGCGCCGGGAGGTGGCGCAGTCACTCATAGCCAAGGTCGGACTGACCGGATTCGAGAACCACTATCCCCGGGAACTCTCCGGCGGAATGCGGCGCCGGGCCAGCCTGGCCCGAATGCTGGCAGGGGCACCGAAGACCCTCCTGATGGACGAACCCTTCGGAGCGCTGGATGCACAGCTGCGCAACGAACTCCAGGAAGAGCTGCTGCGGTTGTGGCAGGGCTCCGGGCAGACGGTGGTTTTTGTCACCCATGACATCGAGGAGGCCCTCCTCCTCGGCGACCGCGTGGTGGTCCTGGGCCAGCTCGGCCGGATCCTGCTGGATGAGCCGATCAATATTCCGCGTCCCCGCTCGGTGGATGAAACCCGGATCGACCCCACATTCGTGGCGCTGCACAAGAAGCTTGCTGCCGCCCTCAAGGAAGGATCCACGGCATGA